A genome region from Ctenopharyngodon idella isolate HZGC_01 chromosome 5, HZGC01, whole genome shotgun sequence includes the following:
- the LOC127513167 gene encoding serine/threonine-protein phosphatase PP1-gamma catalytic subunit A, which translates to MADIDKLNIDSIIQRLLEVRGSKPGKNVQLQENEIRGLCLKSREIFLSQPILLELEAPLKICGDIHGQYYDLLRLFEYGGYPPESNYLFLGDYVDRGKQSLETICLLLAYKIKYPENFFLLRGNHECASINRIYGFYDECRRRYNIKLWKTFTDCFNCLPIAAIVDEKIFCCHGGLSPDLQSMEQIRRIMRPTDVPDQGLLCDLLWSDPDKDVLGWGENDRGVSFTFGAEVVAKFLHKHDLDLICRAHQVVEDGYEFFAKRQLVTLFSAPNYCGEFDNAGAMMSVDETLMCSFQILKPAEKKKPNSSRPVTPPRNMVTKQAKK; encoded by the exons TGAGAGGGTCAAAGCCTGGCAAAAACGTTCAGCTGCAGGAGAACGAGATCCGTGGATTGTGTCTGAAATCCCGCGAGATCTTCCTCAGCCAGCCCATCCTCCTGGAGTTGGAAGCGCCGCTGAAGATCTGCG GTGATATCCACGGGCAGTACTACGACCTGCTCAGGCTCTTCGAGTATGGAGGATACCCACCTGAGAGCAACTACCTGTTCCTGGGGGACTACGTGGACCGAGGGAAGCAGTCTCTGGAGACCATCTGCCTCCTGCTGGCCTACAAGATCAAATACCCTGAGAACTTCTTCCTGTTGAGGGGAAACCACGAGTGTGCCTCCATCAACCGCATCTATGGCTTCTACGACGAGT GCAGGAGACGCTACAACATCAAGCTCTGGAAAACGTTCACGGACTGTTTCAACTGTCTGCCCATTGCCGCCATTGTCGACGAGAAGATCTTCTGTTGTCACGGAG GTTTGTCTCCAGACCTGCAGTCCATGGAGCAGATCAGAAGGATCATGAGACCCACAGATGTTCCGGATCAGGGCCTCTTGTGCGACCTGCTGTGGTCCGACCCGGACAAGGACGTGCTGGGATGGGGCGAGAACGACCGAGGGGTGTCCTTCACCTTTGGAGCTGAAGTGGTGGCCAAGTTCCTGCACAAACATGACCTGGATCTGATCTGCAGGGCCCACCAG GTGGTGGAGGACGGTTATGAGTTCTTCGCCAAGCGGCAGCTGGTCACTCTGTTCTCTGCACCAAACTACTGCGGAGAGTTTGACAACGCCGGAGCCATGATGAGTGTAGACGAGACGCTCATGTGTTCGTTCCAG ATTTTGAAGCCAGCAGAGAAGAAGAAGCCAAACTCCAGCCGTCCTGTGACTCCACCCAGGAACATGGTCACCAAACAGGCCAAGAAATGA